Proteins co-encoded in one Salvia splendens isolate huo1 chromosome 4, SspV2, whole genome shotgun sequence genomic window:
- the LOC121799895 gene encoding E3 ubiquitin-protein ligase HOS1-like isoform X1, producing MVGRKFDEPTASRSQKALLRLASIDPIELCNEAKVERCRATRDLRSCGLNVQRVLIPCGHAALCDECSQRCEVCPICRMSLPKGGNELPLRLYYECIEAGLISKRHDDRLRDKEDTANQLVADVQRLYSLFDVTLENNLVSLICHYITDVCMDESAVSSDPVIALLLDEKVVKDWCRRTFQSILKELNAIYSRTASEMKSHLSSLLKISSKLAGMSNVLEVLESSFRGSISVMLQDLNHLQESILKTKQHLEIMAWCIRHQFLENVRCRFSDFASWSSSVRERKSAAIYRAWPDSVAGILGSGEQSTSSLFIEDALSNLENDEGYGHQDEGELAISSLLASVGNSVFLSKLQGLAGCYPFESLRVAVDLLFLQGNSTLVVAKQAIFLYFLFDRHWTIPEDKWRDIVDDFAVTFCITRHSLLESFVFYLLDDHTDEALEEACRLLPEIAGPNIHPKVAQALLERQNPDAALMVLRWSGRDGGATLVSVGEAVTAVRVRVECGLLTEAFMYQRMICTKVKDKKLKDAYDEANEQLNNWLTWLEILVSEICCLCIKRNLVDRMIEFPWNADEEKYLHKCMFDVAQNDPASTMGSLLVVFHLQRYRYVEAYQVHSKLQTLEEDFISKHQNEEMAYKVKLLNHWRKTLVDQSVDLLPDVLQQQLKDGKLPEAGACNGDQNIPPKPKPPTVQEPILGNLLFKLPQQWETNGFVHHQP from the exons ATGGTTGGTCGGAAGTTCGATGAACCCACCGCATCTCGCAGCCAG aAGGCGTTACTTCGTTTGGCGTCGATTGATCCAATCGAGTTGTGCAATGAAGCTAAAGTAGAGCGGTGTAGGGCAACTAGGGATTTGAGAAGCTGCGGCCTCAATGTACAAAGGGTTCTTATCCCCTGCGGCCATGCTGCTTTGTGCGACGAATGCAGTCAAAGATGTGAGGTTTGCCCCATTTGTCGAATGTCCCTGCCAAAGGGGGGAAATGAGCTCCCCCTTCGCCTTTATTACGAATGTATTGAGGCTGGTCTTATTTCTAAGAGGCATGATGATAGACTGAGAGATAAAGAGGATACTGCGAATCAACTTGTTGCTGATGTACAACGCTTGTATTCACTCTTCGATGTCACCTTGGAGAACAACCTAGTTTCCTTGATTTGCCATT ATATTACAGATGTATGCATGGATGAAAGTGCTGTATCAAGTGATCCTGTCATTGCACTTTTGCTTGACGAGAAGGTTGTCAAAGACTGGTGCAGGCGGACTTTCCAAAGTATTTTGAAGGAACTCAATGCAATAT ATAGTCGAACAGCATCAGAGATGAAAAGTCATTTAAGTTCTCTCCTGAAAATATCTTCAAAGCTAGCAGGCATGTCCAATGTTCTTGAAGTGTTGGAGTCTTCATTCAGAGGCTCTATTTCAGTCATGCTTCAGGACCTTAATCATCTTCAAGAGAGTATATTGAAGACAAAACAG CATTTGGAGATCATGGCTTGGTGCATTAGACATCAATTTTTGGAAAATGTGAGATGTAGATTTTCTGATTTTGCATCATGGAGTTCATCTGTTCGTGAAAGGAAATCTGCAGCAATTTACCGAGCATGGCCTGATTCAGTTGCTGGTATCTTGGGGTCTGGTGAACAAAGTACATCTAGCCTCTTTATTGAAGATGCACTTTCAAACCTTGAAAATGATGAAGGATATGGTCACCAAGATGAAGGGGAATTAGCAATTTCATCATTGCTGGCTAGTGTGGGAAATTCAGTTTTTCTATCCAAGTTACAGGGATTGGCAGGATGCTACCCTTTCGAAAGTCTCCGAGTTGCTGTCGACTTACTCTTTCTACAAGGAAATTCTACTTTGGTGGTTGCCAAGCAAGCTATT tttttatattttctctttgatCGGCACTGGACAATCCCTGAAGATAAGTGGAGGGACATTGTTGATGATTTTGCTGTCACATTTTGTATAACCAGGCACTCTTTGCTGGAATCTTTTGTCTTCTATCTTTTGGATGACCACACTGATGAAGCTTTAGAG GAAGCATGCCGGCTCCTTCCTGAAATTGCAGGCCCAAATATCCATCCTAAGGTTGCACAGGCATTGTTAGAGAGACAGAATCCTGATGCAGCTCTAATGGTACTGAGGTGGTCAGGGCGAGATGGGGGAGCAACATTAGTTTCAGTTGGCGAAGCTGTCACTGCTGTTCGGGTTCGGGTAGAGTGTGGACTTCTGACTGAGGCATTCATGTACCAGAGGATGATTTGTACGAAAGTCAAGGATAAGAAACTGAAAGATGCTTATGATGAAGCAAATGAACAGCTTAACAATTGGCTAACCTGGTTGGAGATTTTGGTCTCTGAGATTTGCTGTCTTTGCATTAAAAGGAACTTAGTGGATCGAATGATTGAGTTTCCTTGGAATGCCGATGAGGAGAAATATCTTCATAAATGCATGTTTGATGTAGCACAAAATGACCCTGCATCAACCATGGGAAGCCTTCTTGTGGTTTTCCATCTCCAG AGATATCGATATGTTGAAGCATACCAAGTGCACTCTAAACTTCAGACTTTGGAGGAAGATTTCATCTCAAAGCATCAGAATGAAGAAATGGCTTACAAAGTAAAATTATTAAATCATTGGAGGAAGACATTGGTT GACCAAAGTGTTGATTTGTTGCCGGATGTCCTCCAACAGCAACTAAAAGATGGAAAGTTGCCTGAAGCTGGGGCGTGTAACGGCGACCAGAATATTCCACCAAAACCGAAACCTCCAACAGTGCAGGAACCAATCTTAGGCAATTTGTTGTTTAAACTTCCCCAGCAATGGGAGACCAATGGCTTTGTACATCATCAGCCTTAA
- the LOC121799895 gene encoding E3 ubiquitin-protein ligase HOS1-like isoform X2, with translation MVGRKFDEPTASRSQALLRLASIDPIELCNEAKVERCRATRDLRSCGLNVQRVLIPCGHAALCDECSQRCEVCPICRMSLPKGGNELPLRLYYECIEAGLISKRHDDRLRDKEDTANQLVADVQRLYSLFDVTLENNLVSLICHYITDVCMDESAVSSDPVIALLLDEKVVKDWCRRTFQSILKELNAIYSRTASEMKSHLSSLLKISSKLAGMSNVLEVLESSFRGSISVMLQDLNHLQESILKTKQHLEIMAWCIRHQFLENVRCRFSDFASWSSSVRERKSAAIYRAWPDSVAGILGSGEQSTSSLFIEDALSNLENDEGYGHQDEGELAISSLLASVGNSVFLSKLQGLAGCYPFESLRVAVDLLFLQGNSTLVVAKQAIFLYFLFDRHWTIPEDKWRDIVDDFAVTFCITRHSLLESFVFYLLDDHTDEALEEACRLLPEIAGPNIHPKVAQALLERQNPDAALMVLRWSGRDGGATLVSVGEAVTAVRVRVECGLLTEAFMYQRMICTKVKDKKLKDAYDEANEQLNNWLTWLEILVSEICCLCIKRNLVDRMIEFPWNADEEKYLHKCMFDVAQNDPASTMGSLLVVFHLQRYRYVEAYQVHSKLQTLEEDFISKHQNEEMAYKVKLLNHWRKTLVDQSVDLLPDVLQQQLKDGKLPEAGACNGDQNIPPKPKPPTVQEPILGNLLFKLPQQWETNGFVHHQP, from the exons ATGGTTGGTCGGAAGTTCGATGAACCCACCGCATCTCGCAGCCAG GCGTTACTTCGTTTGGCGTCGATTGATCCAATCGAGTTGTGCAATGAAGCTAAAGTAGAGCGGTGTAGGGCAACTAGGGATTTGAGAAGCTGCGGCCTCAATGTACAAAGGGTTCTTATCCCCTGCGGCCATGCTGCTTTGTGCGACGAATGCAGTCAAAGATGTGAGGTTTGCCCCATTTGTCGAATGTCCCTGCCAAAGGGGGGAAATGAGCTCCCCCTTCGCCTTTATTACGAATGTATTGAGGCTGGTCTTATTTCTAAGAGGCATGATGATAGACTGAGAGATAAAGAGGATACTGCGAATCAACTTGTTGCTGATGTACAACGCTTGTATTCACTCTTCGATGTCACCTTGGAGAACAACCTAGTTTCCTTGATTTGCCATT ATATTACAGATGTATGCATGGATGAAAGTGCTGTATCAAGTGATCCTGTCATTGCACTTTTGCTTGACGAGAAGGTTGTCAAAGACTGGTGCAGGCGGACTTTCCAAAGTATTTTGAAGGAACTCAATGCAATAT ATAGTCGAACAGCATCAGAGATGAAAAGTCATTTAAGTTCTCTCCTGAAAATATCTTCAAAGCTAGCAGGCATGTCCAATGTTCTTGAAGTGTTGGAGTCTTCATTCAGAGGCTCTATTTCAGTCATGCTTCAGGACCTTAATCATCTTCAAGAGAGTATATTGAAGACAAAACAG CATTTGGAGATCATGGCTTGGTGCATTAGACATCAATTTTTGGAAAATGTGAGATGTAGATTTTCTGATTTTGCATCATGGAGTTCATCTGTTCGTGAAAGGAAATCTGCAGCAATTTACCGAGCATGGCCTGATTCAGTTGCTGGTATCTTGGGGTCTGGTGAACAAAGTACATCTAGCCTCTTTATTGAAGATGCACTTTCAAACCTTGAAAATGATGAAGGATATGGTCACCAAGATGAAGGGGAATTAGCAATTTCATCATTGCTGGCTAGTGTGGGAAATTCAGTTTTTCTATCCAAGTTACAGGGATTGGCAGGATGCTACCCTTTCGAAAGTCTCCGAGTTGCTGTCGACTTACTCTTTCTACAAGGAAATTCTACTTTGGTGGTTGCCAAGCAAGCTATT tttttatattttctctttgatCGGCACTGGACAATCCCTGAAGATAAGTGGAGGGACATTGTTGATGATTTTGCTGTCACATTTTGTATAACCAGGCACTCTTTGCTGGAATCTTTTGTCTTCTATCTTTTGGATGACCACACTGATGAAGCTTTAGAG GAAGCATGCCGGCTCCTTCCTGAAATTGCAGGCCCAAATATCCATCCTAAGGTTGCACAGGCATTGTTAGAGAGACAGAATCCTGATGCAGCTCTAATGGTACTGAGGTGGTCAGGGCGAGATGGGGGAGCAACATTAGTTTCAGTTGGCGAAGCTGTCACTGCTGTTCGGGTTCGGGTAGAGTGTGGACTTCTGACTGAGGCATTCATGTACCAGAGGATGATTTGTACGAAAGTCAAGGATAAGAAACTGAAAGATGCTTATGATGAAGCAAATGAACAGCTTAACAATTGGCTAACCTGGTTGGAGATTTTGGTCTCTGAGATTTGCTGTCTTTGCATTAAAAGGAACTTAGTGGATCGAATGATTGAGTTTCCTTGGAATGCCGATGAGGAGAAATATCTTCATAAATGCATGTTTGATGTAGCACAAAATGACCCTGCATCAACCATGGGAAGCCTTCTTGTGGTTTTCCATCTCCAG AGATATCGATATGTTGAAGCATACCAAGTGCACTCTAAACTTCAGACTTTGGAGGAAGATTTCATCTCAAAGCATCAGAATGAAGAAATGGCTTACAAAGTAAAATTATTAAATCATTGGAGGAAGACATTGGTT GACCAAAGTGTTGATTTGTTGCCGGATGTCCTCCAACAGCAACTAAAAGATGGAAAGTTGCCTGAAGCTGGGGCGTGTAACGGCGACCAGAATATTCCACCAAAACCGAAACCTCCAACAGTGCAGGAACCAATCTTAGGCAATTTGTTGTTTAAACTTCCCCAGCAATGGGAGACCAATGGCTTTGTACATCATCAGCCTTAA
- the LOC121799895 gene encoding E3 ubiquitin-protein ligase HOS1-like isoform X3 → MVGRKFDEPTASRSQKALLRLASIDPIELCNEAKVERCRATRDLRSCGLNVQRVLIPCGHAALCDECSQRCEVCPICRMSLPKGGNELPLRLYYECIEAGLISKRHDDRLRDKEDTANQLVADVQRLYSLFDVTLENNLVSLICHYITDVCMDESAVSSDPVIALLLDEKVVKDWCRRTFQSILKELNAIYSRTASEMKSHLSSLLKISSKLAGMSNVLEVLESSFRGSISVMLQDLNHLQESILKTKQHLEIMAWCIRHQFLENVRCRFSDFASWSSSVRERKSAAIYRAWPDSVAGILGSGEQSTSSLFIEDALSNLENDEGYGHQDEGELAISSLLASVGNSVFLSKLQGLAGCYPFESLRVAVDLLFLQGNSTLVVAKQAIFLYFLFDRHWTIPEDKWRDIVDDFAVTFCITRHSLLESFVFYLLDDHTDEALEEACRLLPEIAGPNIHPKVAQALLERQNPDAALMVLRWSGRDGGATLVSVGEAVTAVRVRVECGLLTEAFMYQRMICTKVKDKKLKDAYDEANEQLNNWLTWLEILVSEICCLCIKRNLVDRMIEFPWNADEEKYLHKCMFDVAQNDPASTMGSLLVVFHLQQSP, encoded by the exons ATGGTTGGTCGGAAGTTCGATGAACCCACCGCATCTCGCAGCCAG aAGGCGTTACTTCGTTTGGCGTCGATTGATCCAATCGAGTTGTGCAATGAAGCTAAAGTAGAGCGGTGTAGGGCAACTAGGGATTTGAGAAGCTGCGGCCTCAATGTACAAAGGGTTCTTATCCCCTGCGGCCATGCTGCTTTGTGCGACGAATGCAGTCAAAGATGTGAGGTTTGCCCCATTTGTCGAATGTCCCTGCCAAAGGGGGGAAATGAGCTCCCCCTTCGCCTTTATTACGAATGTATTGAGGCTGGTCTTATTTCTAAGAGGCATGATGATAGACTGAGAGATAAAGAGGATACTGCGAATCAACTTGTTGCTGATGTACAACGCTTGTATTCACTCTTCGATGTCACCTTGGAGAACAACCTAGTTTCCTTGATTTGCCATT ATATTACAGATGTATGCATGGATGAAAGTGCTGTATCAAGTGATCCTGTCATTGCACTTTTGCTTGACGAGAAGGTTGTCAAAGACTGGTGCAGGCGGACTTTCCAAAGTATTTTGAAGGAACTCAATGCAATAT ATAGTCGAACAGCATCAGAGATGAAAAGTCATTTAAGTTCTCTCCTGAAAATATCTTCAAAGCTAGCAGGCATGTCCAATGTTCTTGAAGTGTTGGAGTCTTCATTCAGAGGCTCTATTTCAGTCATGCTTCAGGACCTTAATCATCTTCAAGAGAGTATATTGAAGACAAAACAG CATTTGGAGATCATGGCTTGGTGCATTAGACATCAATTTTTGGAAAATGTGAGATGTAGATTTTCTGATTTTGCATCATGGAGTTCATCTGTTCGTGAAAGGAAATCTGCAGCAATTTACCGAGCATGGCCTGATTCAGTTGCTGGTATCTTGGGGTCTGGTGAACAAAGTACATCTAGCCTCTTTATTGAAGATGCACTTTCAAACCTTGAAAATGATGAAGGATATGGTCACCAAGATGAAGGGGAATTAGCAATTTCATCATTGCTGGCTAGTGTGGGAAATTCAGTTTTTCTATCCAAGTTACAGGGATTGGCAGGATGCTACCCTTTCGAAAGTCTCCGAGTTGCTGTCGACTTACTCTTTCTACAAGGAAATTCTACTTTGGTGGTTGCCAAGCAAGCTATT tttttatattttctctttgatCGGCACTGGACAATCCCTGAAGATAAGTGGAGGGACATTGTTGATGATTTTGCTGTCACATTTTGTATAACCAGGCACTCTTTGCTGGAATCTTTTGTCTTCTATCTTTTGGATGACCACACTGATGAAGCTTTAGAG GAAGCATGCCGGCTCCTTCCTGAAATTGCAGGCCCAAATATCCATCCTAAGGTTGCACAGGCATTGTTAGAGAGACAGAATCCTGATGCAGCTCTAATGGTACTGAGGTGGTCAGGGCGAGATGGGGGAGCAACATTAGTTTCAGTTGGCGAAGCTGTCACTGCTGTTCGGGTTCGGGTAGAGTGTGGACTTCTGACTGAGGCATTCATGTACCAGAGGATGATTTGTACGAAAGTCAAGGATAAGAAACTGAAAGATGCTTATGATGAAGCAAATGAACAGCTTAACAATTGGCTAACCTGGTTGGAGATTTTGGTCTCTGAGATTTGCTGTCTTTGCATTAAAAGGAACTTAGTGGATCGAATGATTGAGTTTCCTTGGAATGCCGATGAGGAGAAATATCTTCATAAATGCATGTTTGATGTAGCACAAAATGACCCTGCATCAACCATGGGAAGCCTTCTTGTGGTTTTCCATCTCCAG CAGTCACCATAA
- the LOC121799895 gene encoding E3 ubiquitin-protein ligase HOS1-like isoform X4: MVGRKFDEPTASRSQKALLRLASIDPIELCNEAKVERCRATRDLRSCGLNVQRVLIPCGHAALCDECSQRCEVCPICRMSLPKGGNELPLRLYYECIEAGLISKRHDDRLRDKEDTANQLVADVQRLYSLFDVTLENNLVSLICHYITDVCMDESAVSSDPVIALLLDEKVVKDWCRRTFQSILKELNAIYSRTASEMKSHLSSLLKISSKLAGMSNVLEVLESSFRGSISVMLQDLNHLQESILKTKQHLEIMAWCIRHQFLENVRCRFSDFASWSSSVRERKSAAIYRAWPDSVAGILGSGEQSTSSLFIEDALSNLENDEGYGHQDEGELAISSLLASVGNSVFLSKLQGLAGCYPFESLRVAVDLLFLQGNSTLVVAKQAIFLYFLFDRHWTIPEDKWRDIVDDFAVTFCITRHSLLESFVFYLLDDHTDEALEEACRLLPEIAGPNIHPKVAQALLERQNPDAALMVLRWSGRDGGATLVSVGEAVTAVRVRVECGLLTEAFMYQRMICTKVKDKKLKDAYDEANEQLNNWLTWLEILVSEICCLCIKRNLVDRMIEFPWNADEEKYLHKCMFDVAQNDPASTMGSLLVVFHLQSP; this comes from the exons ATGGTTGGTCGGAAGTTCGATGAACCCACCGCATCTCGCAGCCAG aAGGCGTTACTTCGTTTGGCGTCGATTGATCCAATCGAGTTGTGCAATGAAGCTAAAGTAGAGCGGTGTAGGGCAACTAGGGATTTGAGAAGCTGCGGCCTCAATGTACAAAGGGTTCTTATCCCCTGCGGCCATGCTGCTTTGTGCGACGAATGCAGTCAAAGATGTGAGGTTTGCCCCATTTGTCGAATGTCCCTGCCAAAGGGGGGAAATGAGCTCCCCCTTCGCCTTTATTACGAATGTATTGAGGCTGGTCTTATTTCTAAGAGGCATGATGATAGACTGAGAGATAAAGAGGATACTGCGAATCAACTTGTTGCTGATGTACAACGCTTGTATTCACTCTTCGATGTCACCTTGGAGAACAACCTAGTTTCCTTGATTTGCCATT ATATTACAGATGTATGCATGGATGAAAGTGCTGTATCAAGTGATCCTGTCATTGCACTTTTGCTTGACGAGAAGGTTGTCAAAGACTGGTGCAGGCGGACTTTCCAAAGTATTTTGAAGGAACTCAATGCAATAT ATAGTCGAACAGCATCAGAGATGAAAAGTCATTTAAGTTCTCTCCTGAAAATATCTTCAAAGCTAGCAGGCATGTCCAATGTTCTTGAAGTGTTGGAGTCTTCATTCAGAGGCTCTATTTCAGTCATGCTTCAGGACCTTAATCATCTTCAAGAGAGTATATTGAAGACAAAACAG CATTTGGAGATCATGGCTTGGTGCATTAGACATCAATTTTTGGAAAATGTGAGATGTAGATTTTCTGATTTTGCATCATGGAGTTCATCTGTTCGTGAAAGGAAATCTGCAGCAATTTACCGAGCATGGCCTGATTCAGTTGCTGGTATCTTGGGGTCTGGTGAACAAAGTACATCTAGCCTCTTTATTGAAGATGCACTTTCAAACCTTGAAAATGATGAAGGATATGGTCACCAAGATGAAGGGGAATTAGCAATTTCATCATTGCTGGCTAGTGTGGGAAATTCAGTTTTTCTATCCAAGTTACAGGGATTGGCAGGATGCTACCCTTTCGAAAGTCTCCGAGTTGCTGTCGACTTACTCTTTCTACAAGGAAATTCTACTTTGGTGGTTGCCAAGCAAGCTATT tttttatattttctctttgatCGGCACTGGACAATCCCTGAAGATAAGTGGAGGGACATTGTTGATGATTTTGCTGTCACATTTTGTATAACCAGGCACTCTTTGCTGGAATCTTTTGTCTTCTATCTTTTGGATGACCACACTGATGAAGCTTTAGAG GAAGCATGCCGGCTCCTTCCTGAAATTGCAGGCCCAAATATCCATCCTAAGGTTGCACAGGCATTGTTAGAGAGACAGAATCCTGATGCAGCTCTAATGGTACTGAGGTGGTCAGGGCGAGATGGGGGAGCAACATTAGTTTCAGTTGGCGAAGCTGTCACTGCTGTTCGGGTTCGGGTAGAGTGTGGACTTCTGACTGAGGCATTCATGTACCAGAGGATGATTTGTACGAAAGTCAAGGATAAGAAACTGAAAGATGCTTATGATGAAGCAAATGAACAGCTTAACAATTGGCTAACCTGGTTGGAGATTTTGGTCTCTGAGATTTGCTGTCTTTGCATTAAAAGGAACTTAGTGGATCGAATGATTGAGTTTCCTTGGAATGCCGATGAGGAGAAATATCTTCATAAATGCATGTTTGATGTAGCACAAAATGACCCTGCATCAACCATGGGAAGCCTTCTTGTGGTTTTCCATCTCCAG TCACCATAA